In Nocardioides sp. W7, the genomic stretch CCCGCACGACCCGGCCGGGAGCGCCGCGGCGCCGCGTTCCGCGCGGTTCCGGGCCGTGCTCCTCGTCGCCCTGGTCGTGCTGCTGCTCTGCTCCGCCGGCGCCGTCGTCTGGCTGCTCGCGGCCCGCGGCGGCGACGCCGAGGACCGACAGGGCCAGCGCGACGCGGTGATGAGCCAGGCCCGCCAGTTCATGCTCCGCAGCTACACCTACGGTCCCGACGACCTCGACGAGGCCGGCCGGCTGGCCGAGAACCGGGCCCAGGTCGAGGAGGTCGTGTCCGACAAGTTCGGTGCCGCCTACGAGGAGTCGATCGCCGCGATCGAGCAGCTGGTCAAGAGCCAGGGCGTCGGGCAGTCCGCGCAGGTGCACGGCGTCGGCGTGCAGTACCTCGACGGCGACTCGGCCCGCGCGCTCGTGGCGGGGGAGTCGACCTTCACCCAGCGTGCGGAGGACGGCAGCACCCAGGACGTCCAGACCCAGACCTTCCGGATGGTCGTCGACCTGGTCAAGGTCGACGGCGCCTGGCTGGTCGACGACTCCAACATCGCCTCCGCCGCGTCGCCCGATGCCGAACCGTCCGGCTCGCCCGCCGACACTCCGGCTCTCTCGCCGACTCCCTCGCCCACCGACGGAGCCGGCCGATGACGCCCACCTGGTACGACCTGCTCGGCGTCGATCCCGATGCTCCCGAGGCCGAGATCCGCGGGGCCTGGAAGGGCGCGATCGCCGAGCTCGACCCGGGCGACCGACGCTTCCGCACGCTCAACCAGGCGGCCGAGGTGCTGCTCGACCCCGTCCGACGGGCGGCGTACGACGCCGAGCTCGCCGCGCAGCAGCCGGTCGACGAGCTCGTGGGGGAGCCCTGGGAGGAGACCGCGGAGGAGACCGTCGCGAAGCCGGTGCCGACCTCCGGCCCGCGGCGCCGGGTGGTGCCGGCCTGGATGCTGCTCGGTGTCGGCGTGCTCACGGCGGCGCTGGTCGTCGCGGCGGCCCTGCTGGCCCGCCAGCCGTCCGACGACGCGGTGGCCGACGCGGCCCGGGCCGCCCAGGCCGCGGCGGAGCGGGCCGTGCCCCCGGTGCTGTCCTACGACGCCGCCGACCTCGAGGGCTCGCGGTCGGCGGCAGCGGCGTACCTCACCGCGTCGTACCAGAAGGAGCGCGACCAGCTCTTCGAGGAGGTCATCGACGCGAACGCGCCGAACACCGGCACCAGGCTGGCCACCTCGGTGGTCGACTCCAGCATCGTCCGGGCCACCGACGACGACCGGGTGCAGGTGTTCCTCTTCATCGACCAGGCCGCCACGAACAAGGAGCAGACCGAGCCGCAGGTCACCCGCACCTGGGTGACGATGACCATGGAGCGCGTCGAGGACGAGTGGCTGGTGGCCGCGATGCGGGTGGTCTGAGCCGGATCGTCCGGGCGACACGCGGGGTGGGTTTGTGCGGAACCGCTTGACCTGGGAGCCGACGCACCGCATGATCGACGCCAAGCTCGTCATTCCCGGCGCACGCAGATATTGTGTGGCGCCCTGGTTCGGGGTATCGTAGCGCTTTGCGTCTGCCCTCAAATGCGAGTCTCCTGCCCGGTGGTTGACTTAGTGGTGGGCCTGGACGCGATCCAGTGCGAACTGTCGAAGGACACCTCTTGGCCGCGCGCAGCACCTCCGGACCTGCCAACTCTCAGGGCAACCGTCGCATCTCGTTCAACAAGATCCAGGACCCGATCGAGGTCCCTCAGCTCCTCTCTCTCCAGACCGACGCCTTCGACTGGCTGATCGGCAACGAGAAGTGGGACGCCGTCGTAGAGCGTCGCCGCAGCGAGGGTGAGGACGTCTCCAGCAAGTCCGGTCTCCAGGAGATCTTCGAGGAGATCTCCCCGATCGAGGACTTCTCCGAGACGATGTCCCTCTCGTTCGAGAACCCGGTCTTCTACGACCCGAAGTACACCGTGGACGAGTGCAAGGAGAAGGACTTCACCTACTCCGCTCCGCTCTACGTCTCGGCGGAGTTCACCAACAACGACACCGGTGAGATCAAGGGCCAGACCGTCTTCATGGGCGACTTCCCCCTGATGACGCCCAAGGGCACCTTCGTCATCAACGGCACCGAGCGTGTCGTGGTCTCGCAGCTCGTCCGCTCGCCGGGCGTCTACTTCGAGCGCACCGCCGACAAGACGTCCGACAAGGACATCTACACCTCCAAGATGATCCCGTCGCGCGGTGCCTGGCTGGAGTTCGAGATCGACAAGCGCGACCTGGTCGGCGTCCGCCTCGACCGCAAGCGCAAGCAGAACGTCACGGTGCTGCTCAAGGCCCTCGGCTGGACCAACGAGCAGATCCGCGAGGAGTTCGGCCAGTACGAGTCCATGATGCTGACCCTCGAGAAGGATCACACCGAGACGCAGAAGGACGCGCTGCTCGACATCTACCGCAAGCTCCGTCCGGGCGAGCCGCCCACGGAGGAGGCCGCGCAGACGCTGCTGAACAACTACTACTTCAACCCGAAGCGGTACGACCTGGCCAAGGTCGGTCGCTACAAGATCAACAAGAAGCTCGGTCTCGTCGAGGCCTTCGACCAGCAGACGCTGACCGTCGACGACATCGTCGCCGCGATCCGCTACATCGTCGCGCTGCACGACGGTCGCGAGGAGGTCGAGGCCCCCCAGGGTGCCCTGCCCGTCGCCGCCGACGACATTGACCACTTCGGCAACCGCCGGATGCGCACCGTGGGCGAGCTGATCCAGAACCAGCTCCGCACCGGTCTGGCTCGGATGGAGCGCGTGGTCCGCGAGCGGATGACGACCCAGGACGTCGAGGCCATCACGCCTCAGTCGCTGATCAACATCCGTCCCGTGGTCGCTGCGCTGAAGGAGTTCTTCGGCACCTCGCAGCTCTCGCAGTTCATGGACCAGACCAACCCGATCGCCGGGCTGACGCACAAGCGTCGCCTCTCGGCCCTCGGTCCCGGTGGTCTGTCGCGGGACCGCGCCGGCATGGAGGTCCGTGACGTCCACCCGTCGCACTACGGCCGGATGTGCCCGATCGAGACGCCGGAAGGCCCGAACATCGGTCTGATCGGCTCGCTGGCCTCCTACGGCCGGATCAACCCGTTCGGCTTCGTCGAGACCCCCTACCGCAAGGTGGAGGGTGGCCGGGTCACCGACCAGATCGACTACCTCACCGCCGACGACGAGGACCGCTACGTCATCGCCCAGGCCAACGCCGTCATCGACGACGACGGCCGGTTCACCGAGGAGCGGGTGCTGGTCCGCCAGCGCGACGGCGAGGTCTCCGAGATCCTGGCCGACGAGGTCGACTACATGGACGTCTCGCCGCGCCAGATGGTGTCGGTCGCGACGGCCCTGATCCCCTTCCTCGAGCACGACGACGCCAACCGCGCGCTCATGGGTGCCAACATGCAGCGCCAGGCCGTGCCGCTCATCGTGAGCGACTCGCCGCTGGTCGGCACCGGCATCGAGTACCGCGCCGCCGTCGACGCCGGCGACGTCGTCGTCGCGGAGAAGGCCGGTGTGGTCAAGGAGGTGTCCGCCGACCTCGTCGAGACGATGAACGACGACGGCACCTACTCGTCGTACAAGCTCGCGAAGTTCAAGCGCTCCAACCAGGGCACCTGCATCAACCAGCGTCCGCTGGTCAGCGAGGGCGCCCGCCTCGAGGTCGGCAGCCCGATCGCCGACGGTCCCTGCACCGACCAGGCGGAGATGGCGCTCGGCACCAACCTGCTGGTGGCCTTCATGCCGTGGCAGGGCCACAACTACGAGGACGCGATCATCCTCAGCCAGCGCCTGGTGCAGGAGGACGTCCTCACCTCGATCCACATCGAGGAGCACGAGGTCGACGCCCGCGACACCAAGCTCGGGCCGGAGGAGATCACCCGGGACATCCCGAACGTCTCCGAGGAGATGCTGGCCGACCTCGACGAGCGCGGCATCATCCGCATCGGCGCCGAGGTCACCACCGGTGACATCCTGGTCGGCAAGGTCACGCCGAAGGGCGAGACCGAGCTGACCCCCGAGGAGCGGCTGCTCCGCGCGATCTTCGGTGAGAAGGCGCGCGAGGTCCGCGACACCTCGATGAAGGTGCCGCACGGTGAGTCCGGCACGGTCATCGGCGTCCGCGTCTTCGACCGCGAGGAGGGCGACGAGCTGCCCCCGGGCGTGAACCAGCTGGTCCGCGTCTACGTCGCGCAGAAGCGCAAGATCTCCGTCGGCGACAAGCTCGCCGGTCGCCACGGCAACAAGGGCGTCATCGCGAAGATCCTGCCGATCGAGGACATGCCGTTCATGGAGGACGGCACCCCGGTCGACGTCGTGCTGAACCCCCTGGGTGTGCCGCGCCGGATGAACATCGGCCAGATCCTCGAGCTGCACATGGGCTGGCTGGCCAAGCAGGGCTGGGACATCAAGCTGGCCGAGGACGAGACCGACGCGGAGTGGAAGCAGCGCCTGATCAAGATCCACGCCGAGAAGGCCGACCCGAACACCAAGGTCGCCACCCCGGTGTTCGACGGCGCTCGCGAGGACGAGATCACCGGCCTGCTCGGCTCGACGATCCCGAACCGCGACGGCGTCCGCGTGGTCAAGTCCAACGGCAAGGCGTCGCTCTTCGACGGTCGCTCCGGCGAGCCGTTCCCCGAGCCCGTGTCGGTCGGCTACATGTACATCCTGAAGCTGCACCACCTGGTCGACGACAAGATCCACGCGCGCAGCACCGGCCCCTACTCCATGATCACGCAGCAGCCCCTGGGCGGTAAGGCCCAGTTCGGCGGCCAGCGGTTCGGCGAGATGGAGGTCTGGGCGATGGAGGCGTACGGCGCCGCCTACGCCCTGCAGGAGCTGCTCACGATCAAGTCCGACGACGTCCCCGGACGCGTCAAGGTCTACGAGGCGATCGTCAAGGGCGAGAACATCCCCGACTCCGGCATCCCGGAGTCGTTCAAGGTGCTCGTCAAGGAGATGCAGTCGCTCTGCCTGAACGTCGAGGTCCTCTCGCAGGACGGTTCGAGCATCGAGCTGCGCGACGCGGAGGAAGACGTCTTCCGCGCCGCCGAGGAGCTCGGCATCGACCTGTCTCGCCGCGAGCCCAGCAGCGTCGAAGAAGTCTGACCGGAGAACGCGCGGAGCGCTTGTTCCCAGGAACAGGCGCTCCGCGGGGCCCAGCCCCTCCGCTCCGTCAGTCCACAAGCTTTGATTCAGAACTAACGAAGGACAACAGCCATCGTGCTTGATGTGAACTTCTTCGACCAGCTTCAGATCGGCCTGGCCACCGCGGACGACATCCGCACGTGGAGCCACGGCGAGGTCAAGAAGCCGGAGACCATCAACTACCGCACGCTCAAGCCCGAGCGTGACGGCCTCTTCTGCGAGAAGATCTTCGGTCCCACCCGGGACTGGGAGTGCTACTGCGGCAAGTACAAGCGCGTGCGCTTCAAGGGCATCATCTGTGAGCGCTGCGGCGTCGAGGTGACCCGTTCCAAGGTCCGCCGCGAGCGGATGGGCCACATCGAGCTCGCCGCCCCGGTGACCCACATCTGGTACTTCAAGGGTGTCCCGAGCCGGCTCGGCTACCTGCTCGACCTCGCCCCCAAGGACCTCGAGAAGGTCATCTACTTCGCGGCGTACATGATCACCTCCGTCGACGAGGACGCTCGCCACCGCGACCTGTCCTCGCTCGAGGGCAAGGTCGGTCTCGAGCGCGAGCGCCTCGAGAACCGGATGAACCTCGCCCTGGACGACCGGTCCAAGAAGGAAGAGGCCGACCTCGCCGAGCTGGAGGCCGAGGGCGCCAAGGCCGACGCCAAGCGCAAGGTCCGCGACGGCGCCGAGCGCGAGAAGACCCAGATCCGCCGCCGCGGCGAGGCCGAGATCGCCCGCCTCGACGAGGTGTGGAACACCTTCAAGTCCCTCAAGGTCCAGGACCTGATGGGCGACGAGATGCTCTACCGCGAGATGAAGAACTGGTTCGGCAAGTACTTCGAGGGCTACATGGGCGCCACGGCGATCAAGAAGCGCCTCGAGGACTTCGACATCCCGGCCGAGGTCGAGTCGCTGCGCGACACGATCGCCAACGGCAAGGGCCAGAAGAAGGTCCGCGCGCTCAAGCGGCTCAAGGTCGTCGACGCCTTCCGCAAGACCGGCAACAAGCCGCAGGGCATGGTCCTCGACGCCGTCCCGGTCATCCCGCCGGACCTGCGTCCGATGGTGCAGCTGGACGGTGGCCGCTTCGCGACCTCCGACCTCAACGACCTGTACCGCCGCGTGATCAACCGGAACAACCGTCTCAAGCGGCTGCTCGACCTCGGCGCGCCCGAGATCATCGTCAACAACGAGAAGCGGATGCTGCAGGAGGCCGTCGACTCGCTCTTCGACAACGGCCGTCGCGGTCGTCCCGTCACCGGACCGGGCAACCGGCCGCTGAAGTCGCTGTCCGACATGCTCAAGGGCAAGCAGGGTCGCTTCCGGCAGAACCTGCTCGGCAAGCGCGTCGACTACTCCGGTCGCTCGGTCATCGTGTCGGGTCCGCAGCTGAAGCTGCACCAGTGCGGTCTGCCCAAGCAGATGGCGCTGGAGCTGTTCAAGCCGTTCGTGATGAAGCGCCTCGTCGACCTGTCGCACGCGCAGAACATCAAGTCCGCCAAGCGGATGGTCGAGCGCGCCCGCCCGGTCGTGTGGGACGTCCTCGAAGAGGTCATCACCGAGCACCCGGTGCTGCTGAACCGTGCACCCACCCTGCACCGCCTCGGCATCCAGGCCTTCGAGCCCCAGCTGATCGAGGGCAAGGCCATCCAGATCCACCCGCTCGTCTGCTCGGCGTTCAACGCCGACTTCGACGGTGACCAGATGGCGGTGCACCTGCCGCTGTCCGCCGAGGCCCAGGCCGAGGCGCGGATCCTGATGCTGTCGACCAACAACATCCTCAAGCCGTCGGACGGCCGTCCGGTGACCATGCCTACCCAGGACATGATCATCGGCCTGTTCTTCCTGACGACCGACCGGGAGAACCAGCCCGGTGACGGCCGCGCGTTCGCGTCGCAGGCCGAGGCCATCATGGCCTTCGACCGGGGCGAGATCTCGATGCAGTCGAAGGTCAAGATCCGCTTCGACGACATCGTGCCGCCGCTGGAGGCCGAGCTCGCCGACTGGGAGCAGGGTCGCTCGCTGATCCTGGACACCACCCTGGGCCGCTCGATCTTCAACGACACCCTGCCGGCCGACTACCCCTTCGTGAACTACGAAGTGGGCAAGAAGGCGCTCGGCGCGATCGTCAACGACCTGGCCGAGCGCTACACCAAGGTCGAGGTCGCGGCGTCGCTGGACGCGCTGAAGGACACCGGCTTCCACTGGGCCACCCGCTCGGGCGTCACGGTCTCGATCGACGACGTGACCACCCCGGCGAACAAGCTCGAGATCCTCTCGAGCTACGAGGCGCAGGCCGCGAAGGTCCAGAAGCAGTTCGAGCGTGGTCTGGTCACCGACGAGGAGCGCCGCCAGGAGCTCATCGAGATCTGGACCCAGGCGTCGAACGACGTGGCCAAGGCCATGGAGGCCAACTTCGACCGGTCCAACCCGATCTACATGATGGTCGACTCGGGCGCCTCCGGAAACATGATGCAGATCCGTCAGGTGGCGGCCATGCGTGGTCTGGTGGCCAACCCGAAGGGCGACATCATCCCGCGGCCGATCAAGGCGAACTTCCGCGAGGGCCTCTCGGTGCTCGAGTACTTCATCTCGACCCACGGTGCCCGCAAGGGGCTCGCCGACACCGCGCTGCGGACCGCCGACTCGGGTTACCTGACCCGTCGTCTGGTCGACGTGTCGCAGGACGTCATCATCCGCGAGGACGACTGCGGCACCGAGCGCGGTCTGCCCAAGCGGATCGGTGAGCGTCGCGAGGACGGCACCGTCGTCAAGCACGAGAACGCCGAGACCGCGGCGTACGCCCGGTCGGCGGCCGTCGAGGTCAACCACCCCGAGACCGGCGACACGCTGGTCGAGGCCGGTGGCGACCTCGGTGACGTCAAGATCGGCGAGCTGGTCGCGGCCGGGATCGAGGAGGTCAAGGTCCGCTCCGTGCTGACCTGTGACGCCAAGACCGGCACCTGCGCCAAGTGCTACGGCCGCTCGCTGGCGACCGGCAAGCTCGTCGACATCGGCGAGGCCGTCGGCATCATCGCGGCCCAGTCGATCGGTGAGCCCGGCACGCAGCTGACGATGCGTACCTTCCACACCGGTGGTGTGGCCTCCGCGGACGACATCACGCAGGGTCTGCCCCGCGTGGTCGAGCTCTTCGAGGCGCGCTCGCCCAAGGGTCGTACCCCGATCGCCGAGGCCGCCGGCCGCGTGGAGATCGAGGACACCGACAAGTCGCGCAAGGTGCTGGTCACCCCCGACGACGGCTCCGAGGTCCAGGAGTACCCCGTCTCCAAGCGGTCCCGCCTCAACGTCGCCGACGGCGAGCACATCGAGGTCGGGCACCACCTGACGTCCGGTACCCCCGACCCGCAGGACGTCCTGCGGATCCTCGGTGTGCGTCGGGCCCAGGAGCACCTGGTGGACGAGGTCCAGCAGGTGTACCGCTCGCAGGGTGTGTCGATCCACGACAAGCACATCGAGATCATCGTGCGGCAGATGCTGCGCCGGGTCACGGTGATCGAGTCCGGTGAGACCAACCTGCTGCCGTCCGACCTGGTCGACCGGGTGCGCTTCGAGGAGGAGAACCGCCGCGTCGTCTCCGAGGGCGGCAAGCCGGCCTCGGGTCGTCCGGTCCTCATGGGCATCACCAAGGCCTCGCTGGCGACCGAGTCGTGGCTGTCGGCCGCCTCCTTCCAGGAGACGACCCGCGTCCTCACCGACGCCGCCATCCACGGCCGCTCGGACTCGCTGCGCGGTCTGAAGGAGAACGTGATCATCGGCAAGCTGATCCCGGCTGGTACCGGCCTCGAGCGGTACCGCAACATCCGGGTGGAGCCCACCGAGGAGGCTCGCGCCGCGGCGTACTCCGTCACCGGCTACGACTCCTACGACTACGAGTTCGGCACCGCCGGCACTGGTCAGGCCGTCGCCCTGGACGACTTCGACTTCGGGTCGTACCAGAGCTGACATGCTCATGACGAAGCCCCCAGCGCCTGTCGGCGCTGGGGGCTTCGTCGTGTGTGGGAGCTGCGTGGAGCTCGCTGGTGGGTGGTTGCGGTCGGTGAGTGCCGAGTCAGCACCAGTGGTGCTGACTCGGCCCGCTACTTCTGCTGACTCGGCAAGGGCGGGGGATCAGGGGTCGGGGAGGGTGACGGTGATGCGGGTGCCGGGGGTGGTGGGCTCGATGGTGAAGGTGCCGCGGAGCTCGGCGGCGCGCTCGCGCATCGAGCGCAGGCCGATGCCCGGGCGGGTGCCGGTGGCGACGCCGGTGCCGTCGTCCTCGACGACCAGGCGGACGCCGTCGTCGCAGCGGTCCAGGGTGACCTGGCAGCGGGTGGCGCCGGCGTGCCGGTAGGCGTTCAGGACCGCCTCCGCCGCGACGTGGTAGAGCGCGATCTGGCGGCGGCTGTCGATCCGGTCGGCGTCCTCGGCCCGGACGGCCACCGTGAACCGGCCCTGGTCGAAGCGCTCCACCAGCTGCTCGAGCGCCTCGCCGAGCCGACCGTCCTCCAGCGCCGGGGGCAGCAGGTGCCGCGACATCTGCCGGACGTCCTCGGAGCGCTGGGCGAGCTCGTCCTGGAGCTGGGCGAGCATGTCGGCCTGACCCGGCTCCAGGCCGGCGGTGCGACTGATGGCGGCCAGCGCGAGCGAGGTGCCGGCCAGTGAGGGGCCCAGGCTGTCGTGCAGCTCGCGGCGCAGCAGCCGACGCTCCTCCTGCCGCACGTCGACCAGCCTGGTCCTGGCCCCCTCCAGCTCCGCGTTGACCAGGGCGAGGTCGAGGGCGACGGCGACCAGGGCGGCGAGCTGCTCCACCAGCTCCAGGGTCCTCAGGTCGAGCCGCTCGCCCAGGGGCGCCTCCAGCACCAGCCGGCCGACGTCCTGACCGCGGCTGCGCAGCGGCACCTCGACGGGGACGAACATCCGTCGCGGTCCGGCGCCGACCCGGAGGCCGCCACCGACGTCCTCGACCACCACGGCGCGCAGCCGCAGGCCGCGACGCAGGCCGTCGACCAGTCCCTCCAGGATCGACATCTCGCCGTGCCCGCGCTCGATGTCGGCCCCGAGTCGGTCGAGCAGCCGGCCGGCGTCCGCGCTGGAGCCGAAGACGAGCCGGTCGACCCGCACCTGCAGCCAGGTCCGCAGCGGCATCACGGCCAGCGCCAGGCCGGCCACCGCGACCAGCCCCGCCGACTCCCGACTCCAGGGCAGGTAGCGGCCGCCGAACCAGACCAGCACCAGGTAGGCGCCGACGACGGCGATCGTCAGCAGCGCGCCGACCAGGGCCCGGGAGACCGCCAGGTCGACGCGGTACGACGGCTCCCGCACCACGAGCACGAACACCGCGGCGGGCAGCATCACCATCGCCGCGGAGAGCAGGAACGCGCCGAGCGGGACGGCGGGCCCCTCGGCCGCGAGGCCGGCCTCGAAGGCCAGGTAGGACAGCGAGAGCGCTAACAGGCTGACCATCAGCCAGCGCAGCGCGCGGCGCTCGGAGGCCACCGCGCGGTACGAGCGGAGCGCGAGGCGCAGGGCACCCAGGACCCCGGCGACGACGTAGACCGGGACGATCCACTCGTCGTACCGGGACGCGATGTCGGAGACGCGCGCCGAGGTCAGCGGGTGGTCGGGTGCGCCCTCCTGCTGGATCAGGAAGCGGCTCACCCCCGCACTGAGCGCCAGCACCCCGCCCGCCACCGAGGCGGAGAGCCGCAGCCCGGTCGGCGGGTCGCGCTCGATCAGCCACGGCAGCACCAGGATCGCGCACAGGGTGCCGGCGACCCACCCGGAGACGACCAGCTGCGAGACCAGGGCGTACGCCGGGGGCTGGGGATGCGCGACACCGAGGACGGCGTACTGGATCCCGAAGCTGGTGAGCGAGAAGCCGAACCCCACTCCGAGCAGGGCCCAGCCGACGACGTGGCCGCGGGCCACGACGAGGGCGCCGAACGGGCCGTAGAGGAGGGCAAGGAAGACGTCGGAGACGAAGAACTCCCGGTGCACCTCGAACGGCGGGTCGCCGGTCGAGGCGTTGACCAGGGCCAGCACCACCGCTGCGACGGCGAGTCCGGTCGAGAGCGCACCCAGGAGCACTGCGCTGCCACGCGCGACGCCGAGGGATCGGGGTGCGGCGGGCATGATCGATCATCCTGCCGCAGGAGTCCCGGCTACGAGGGCCGGATGCCCCGAACAGCCGGGCCGATGGGACAATCTGCGGGTGAGCATCCCCGCGAGGACCGACGTCCTGGTCGTCGGCGCCGGCCCCGCCGGTGCCGCTGCTGCGGCCTGGGCTGCGCGCGGCGGCGCCGACGTCGTGCTCGCCGACGCGGCGGTCTTCCCCCGCGACAAGACCTGCGGGGACGGGCTCACCCCCCGCGCGATCGGCGAGCTGCAGCGCCTCGGCCTCGAGGACTGGCTGCGCGCCCACACCGTCAACCAGGGCCTGCGGGCGCACGGCTTCGGCCAGACGCTCCTGCTGCCGTGGCCCGGTGGGTCGCTGCCCGACTGGGGCTCGGCCGTCGCGCGCACCGAGCTCGACGACCACCTGCGCACCACGGCGCTGAAGTCCGGCGCCACCGGCATCGACGGCGCCCGCGCGGTCGACGTACGACGTGACGGCGAGCGGGTCGCCGCCGTCGTGTTCAAGACCGCCACCGGCACCGTCGAGATCGCGTGCGACACCCTCGTCGTCGCCGACGGGGTCCGCTCGCCGCTCGGCAAGATCCTCGGGCGGGAGTGGCACCGCGACACGGTGTACGGCGTCGCCGGACGCTCGTACGTCGCCTCCGAGCTGAGCGACGACCCGTGGATCAGCTCGCACCTGGAGCTGCGCGGGGAGGACGGGGACATCCTCAGCGGCTACGGCTGGATCTTCCCGCTCGGCACCGGCGAGGTGAACCTCGGCGTCGGCACGCTCGCGACCGCGAAACGGCCCACCGACATCGCCGTCCGACCGCTGATGGCGCACTACGCCGAGCAGCGCCGCGAGGAGTTCCGGCTCGGCGACGAGCTGCGGGCCCCCACCTCCGCGCTCCTGCCGATGGGCGGGGCCGTCTCGCACGTCGCCGGGGCCAACTGGGCCCTGATCGGCGACGCGGCCGGCTGCGTGAACCCGCTCAACGGCGAGGGGATCGACTACGGCCTCGAGACCGGCCGGC encodes the following:
- a CDS encoding geranylgeranyl reductase family protein yields the protein MSIPARTDVLVVGAGPAGAAAAAWAARGGADVVLADAAVFPRDKTCGDGLTPRAIGELQRLGLEDWLRAHTVNQGLRAHGFGQTLLLPWPGGSLPDWGSAVARTELDDHLRTTALKSGATGIDGARAVDVRRDGERVAAVVFKTATGTVEIACDTLVVADGVRSPLGKILGREWHRDTVYGVAGRSYVASELSDDPWISSHLELRGEDGDILSGYGWIFPLGTGEVNLGVGTLATAKRPTDIAVRPLMAHYAEQRREEFRLGDELRAPTSALLPMGGAVSHVAGANWALIGDAAGCVNPLNGEGIDYGLETGRLVAELIADGAALDRAWPALLSEHYGEAFSIARRLAGLVTVPRLLPALGPVGMRSDWLMTLALRWMGNLVTDEDRDRAARVWRWAGRRSIARDHRPPFS